The DNA sequence TATGAGGGCAAGCTTTCACACATCGAGGGACATTCCAGTGTGTATCATGAACGGATTTGGCTCAGCCGGAAACACGAGGTGTTTGAGATCACTCCTTGGAATCACCATGATATGATCTATCGTCTTCAGGATATTCCGGTGAATTGGCCCATGAATCAAGTCCCGCAGGAAGATCTAACTTGGAGAGCCGGCAACCAATCCAATATCTTTCTGGGATTTGGGGAATCCTTCCTTTGCTGGGCCAAGATGGAGAAACAAGATGAGATGGAAAGCCTCAAAGTCGGCAAAGTCTGGTTCTGGGATCAGGAGATTTTCGATGTACGCCCCATCCATATCCGCAATGAATTTGTGGTGATGTTTCGCGATGGAAGCCTCCGTCTGTTGGCGACGACCAAACGGGGGGTTCCTGCTCCATAATCTCCCTCGCTGGGCCCAAAAGAAATTAGCCACATGAACATTTCATGTGGCTAATCCTTCCTTACCAAAATTTTTGAGAGAAACTAAATATCAAACGATTCTAAGCCAGTTGATCGAACAGGTACCAGATTGCTGGACCAGTCTGATCGTATGTTTGCCTTCAGTAAGGTCCAAGGATGTGGTGGCTGTACGCCAGATGAAATCCTGTTCGGTGCTGGGAAGAGGAATGGTCGTCTGCACATTTCCATCCACCCATATTTCCAATTCCGAATCAGCAAAACTCGCATACCGGATTTCCAGCGTAAAGTCTTTGCTTCGATCCATTTCCACCTGATACTCCACCCATTGGTCAGTGAAGAAATTGTACAACTCCAACGACTCGTTGGGCGCCTCGGTCGTCACCCTCACTTGAGGCCCTCTAGACCACCCTTCGATCCCCACAGCCTCTGAAACACTGATATCGCTGTAATGCTCTGCCTCGATGGTCTGTTGCTCGACATAGAAGGTTTCCTTGTCAAGCGTTGACATCTGAGTGTAGATCTTACCCAGTGCTGTGAGACTCACATTGGCGGAATTTTCCAGGAGGAACATGTAGGGGAAATTGTCCGCACTGCCATTTCCACGAGGAATAAACCATGAATAGCGAAAGATCCGAGGATCGCTTTCCAGATAGTTGAGGACATCGGCCATAAAGCGCTCCTGACTTTCTGGAGTAACGGGGCCATCCCATGCACAGAATTCAGTCAGCCAGATAGGCTTGCCGTACTTGTCAAATCGATCCAGAAAAGCCTTCAAAGAACCGGGGCTGGTCATATAGCAATGAACGGCAATCCCTTCAACGTCACTCAAGGGAACCAATTCAAAGAATTCATCCAGCCAAACGATGGGGTCTTCATAGCCTTCCAACGTCCCATAATTCATCGCCGGGGAAATGATCTTGAGACCGTGTTCTTCCGCGGCAGCCTTCACATCGGGCCAACGCTCCGCCGCTACTTCCGGCGTGATATTGGCCTGATCGACCAGATTGGGTTCATTGAATGCCAGCAGATATTCGCAGTCTGGATTCCGTGATATATATTCCGATAGTAGCTGCGTATTGATGCCATTCCAGGCCATGGGGCAAAAATCGATTTCATACCGATCCATGGCGGGCCCCAAGGCACTATTTTGGGAAGGTCTCCAATTGTAGGACCAAGAAATACCGGGCGCGAGCGCATCGATATCTTGCTCAAATTGGAACCCAAATGCTACGCCCCGCTTCACGCTACGCTGTTGGACGACAGGTTCGCGGGGGACATAGTGGTCCTCATGCCCGTTGGAACACGAGGACCCTATCAATACTGCTATTAGGAACAAGCTCTTGGGGATGCGCATGCTATTGCAATTGGTAGACTCGGATGTAGTCTACTTCGTATCGCACAGGCACATCGAACATGCTGTCATCGACTCCCTGTACTCCGCCCCATGATCCACCGATCGCGAGGTTGAGGATAAAGAAGAAGGAGTCATTGAATGGCCAGTCTCCCGCATTGGCGAGCTGGGCAGTCTCAGCAAATGTCTTGGTCTTCACACCGTCCACGTAGATATGGATTCGGTCTAGACCCATGAATTCTTTTTCGACCCATTCCATGGTGATCACATGGAACTCATCTGCCACATCGTAGCCCATATCTTGGCTTCCGTGTTGGTTTTGTCCATTCATGCCGTTTTTGTTGGCAGAATGCAAGGCACAATGAAAAAGCTGAGGCTCATATCCGACATGCTCCATGATGTCGATTTCACCTGCCTGAGGCCATGATCCATAGCCCAGCATCCAGAATGCCGGCCAAGTACCGCGGCCCTTGGGCACTTTGAGTCGAGCTTCTACTCTCCCGTATCGGATGTCCTTCTTGTCCTTGGTGATGATTCTAGCAGAAGTGTACTGCTTGCCGAGGTAATCTTCCTTGTGGGCTTCGATGACGAGCTTGCCATCTTCCAGTCGGAGGTTCTCTGTGCGATCCGTGTAGTATTGCAGCTCGTTGTTTCCGCCGCCGCTGCCATTGACCTCATAGGTCCAATTGTCCAAATCCAGTGTAGTTCCGTCAAATTCTTCTGCCCAAACCAATTCGTAAGTTCTGCCTGGGACATGAACTACACATTCGGCAGTTTGCTCGCCTAGCTTGGCCGTGATGGTCGCTGTTCCGCTGCCATTGGCTGTAACAGTTCCGAAGAAGACGGACGCCACATTTTCATCGCTGGAAGACCATTCGATGGATTCGCCAGTGGCAGGGGCTTGAGTGACCGTGATGGTGGTCTTTTCGCCAAATGGAAGATCGATGGCAGACTGGTCTAGTTCCAGTTGAATGTTGGTCCCATCATTCCCACAGGAGAGCAAGAGCAGCGGGAGGGAGATCAGGAGTATGTTAAGCACCTTATTCATTTGTCAGTCGAGTTGATGAGGGGCACGAGGCCCCTCATGGTAATTCAATTTGATCCGAGGTGGGTGGATGAAATGAGTTGGGAGATATGGCAGGGAAATTTTGTTCGGAGGTAAGGAATAAAACGCGAGACTGGCGATTCCAATGACTCATCTTATGACCTAGCAACCGGGCCAAAACTCCAGCTAAAGCCCAAATTCATTCGTCCTCTCACCTACTATTCTGCCTTCTTGTAGAAGAACATCGCGTCCATGTCCACGGTCGTACCCGCAACACCACCAGCCAACATGGCCATTACATTGACATCAGTGAATGAATCATTGTAGAATACTCCCAGTTGCTGCAAGTAGCTGACAGGAATCTCAATCTCATGCCATTCGTTGTCGCGGTCGAAGTTGAGGTAAGGCTCGACATTCTCGATCGCTACATCACCGATCACTACACGTGCTTCAGCAGTGCCGTCATTGAAGATGAGTGCATAGGAAGTGTTTTCCTGAGCGCTTTTTACAGCGATGTGGAATACGTAGTCATCAGGATTGTTGAAGAGATTGGTCATATCAATCGCTCCGTAGCCAGTACCCACGAAGAATCCAGCACCAGACCATCCCACGTTTCCAACTACCAGGCTGATCCAACCTTCGGCGAGGCCATAGGAGTTCAAGCCAGTTGGGTTTCCTGCGGAGAAGGTGTTTTCCCAAACGTAGAGGAACTTGTTCGTATCGTCTGGACGAAAATCGTGCGCGATTTTGCCATCAATGAATCCAGCAGAGGTCTCATCGAGGTGAATCAAGTAGTAGTCGCTTCCACGCAAAGACGTAGGCAAGTTGTTTGGATCAATCTCCTTGGGAGTCACCTCAACCTCACAAGTCGCAGAAAATGCGCCAGTAGTAGCTACAATGGTAGCAGAACCCAAGCTCAAGCCTGTTACTACCCCGTCGTTTACTGCTGCTACAGAAGGATCAGAAGAACTCCATTCGATATCACCGATGGCGCCTGCCGGTTCAAGCGTAGCTTCCAACGCCACAGAGGCCTCTACCTCAAGCGAAAGTTCAGATTGGTCCAATTTGATACCAGTGGCCAAGATTTCCTCTTCTTCACAGCTGGTAAAAGAGAAGACCATCATAGCGGCCATGAAAAGAGAAAAAAACGTGCGCTTCATAATTTTGAAGTTTAGTAATTAGGAGTAGCTATAAGAATTAGTACCCAGGATTTTGCTCCATGGGATTTAGGTCAATTTCCTGTGTCGGAATGGGCAGAAGCTCATGCTTCCCGGCGATGAATTCAGACATGTGGCTCTGGGCCTCGGCAGACTCGGAAGTCTTGTAGGCATCCATCACCTCTTTGGCGATTCCCCAGCGACAGAGGTCAAACCAGCGATGGCCTTCCATGGCGAGTTCGACACGTCGCTCATGGCGAATGGCCGCTTTCAAATCCTCTTGGGTATCAGCATATCCTCGATAGCCGGGGAATTCCGGAAGGATGGAATTGTCGCCATGTCTGGCACGCATCCGCACCTCTTCCAATGCTTCCTTGGCGCTTGAGAGATTGCCTGTTTCGACACAAGCCTCGGCATACATCAACAGCACATCTGCATAGCGGATCAGCTTGACGTTGAGCGGGCCACGAGATGGGTGTCCCAAATCGATGGCTTGGTCGTTTTCGTCGTAAAAACCGGACTTCCGGTTGAGATATCGGGAACCGAGATAGATCTCCTGCTCGGGATTTTCGATTTCGGTATCGGTAGGATTCAGGATGGTCGCATCACGACGTGGGTCCTGAGATTCGTACTCGTCATAGAGATTCTGGGTCGGCTTGTTGAAGCCCCATCCGCCTCCGAGCAACGATGAGCGTGAGCGTGTGAGAATGATCGAAAAGGTTCCACGGGTATATCCATTTCCGCCTTCGCCATTGGACCCGCCAAAGTCGCCTGTCGGATCTTCGGCATACTGAATCTCGAAGATGGATTCCCAGCCATTTTCATGATCAAGTGTGAAGTTGTCGCCGTATTCGTCGAGCAATCCATATTCTCCGGAATTCATCAGGGCAGCGCCCCATCTTTCCGCCTCGGAATAGTTGTGCGTGTAGAGATTGGCTTTGAGCAACATCGCCTGAGCTGCGCCCTTTGTCGCTCGCCCGAGATCTTCCGCTGCGTAGTCGCTTTTGCTCCACAACAATTGCTCTGCATCCTCCAGATCAGCGAGGATCAGGTCAAATACCGCTTCGGCAGATGCACGAGGCTGCTGCCAATCCGCTGATGATTCAATCACGAAATCCACCAAGGGAACGCCCCCGAAGACCCGTACCAAACGGAAGTAGTAATAGGCGCGCAAGAACTTGAGTTCGCCCATCAGGCGGTCCTGCAACACGGGGGTCATCCCGTCCTCTTCGGTCAGATTGGGAATCTCGCGCAAAGCCAGATTGCAACGCCCGATCCCTTGATATTGAGCACGGTAGAAATCCAGCAACAACCCATTATTCGGAATAGTGCGGAAGTTTTCCATGTCGTAGGCATCGGCCATATCGCTGATATTCTGACCGCCTTTGAGGGCATCGTCGGACATTACATCGCCGATGAAGAATTCGCTGAAATAGGTGTAGTTATATTCCCAAGAAAGGGGAGCATAAGCGCCATTCACCGCATAAATGCCGGATTCAGCGCTGGTGAAGTAATCGTTGAGGCCCGTTACGGCCGGTTCGGGTTCTAGTAGCCATGACTCGCAGGAGGAAAGGACAGTTGCGAGGGCGAGCATCACGATTTTTCCCTTAGAAAAAAGTCTCATCACAATGGTAGTTGTTGGTCTAAATGTGAATAGCATGCATGCGGAGCTTCTCGCTAGAAGTCCAGATTAACTCCCAAAATCAGGGTGCGAGCCTGCGGATAGTTTCCGTAGTCGACTCCACTTCCCACCTCTGGATCGTATCCCGTATAGTTGGTGATGGTGAACAAGTTGGTTCCGCTCACATAAGGTCTCAGGCGGCTGATGCCCAATCGCTCGGTGAGATCGCGAGGCAAGGTGTACCCCAATTGCAGGTTCTTGAGTCGGAAATAGGCACCGCTTTCCACGAATCGGTCAGATGTGGCACGGTTCAATGGATTGCCGTTGGGGTTGGGGATGGTACCGTCAGGATTGACCAGTTGGGTCCAATCGATGCCATTGGCCTCCATACTCGCCTTCATGACATCGGTGTAATCCACCCAAACATCTCTCATGGTTGTGCTCAATGTGGCATCATTTCCAGCTCCTTCTGTGCGGTGGCGCATGGCGTTGTACAATTCATTGCCATAGACCCCTTGGAAAAATACCTGCAGGTCAAAGCCTTTGTATTCTGCGGAGAGATTCAAGCCGTATGAAAGCCAAGGGAAAGGATTTCCGATATTGGTTCGGTCGTAATCGTCGATTCGGCCATCAGGCACCCCTTCTGGCCCACTGAGATCGGTGTATTTTGCATCACCAGCACCTACCCCAATTTCATCTTCTGAGTAGAAGTACAAATGTTGCAAGGCTTCTTCGTCAGAGTAGTAAAGGCCCTCAAACTGGTATCCCCAGTAGGTGTAGAGTGCCAATCCCTCGTCGCTGAGCGTACGGTCTCCGAATACCGGGCTCCCTCCATTCAAAGCGGTCAATTCGTTGCTGATGAATGAGACATTGCCGTTGACTGCGAAATCAAAATCTCCCAGCTTTTTCTGGTAGCCAAGGGCAATCTCGATCCCTTGGTTCCGCACGGTACCGACGTTGCTAAGCGCATCGAAACGGTTGCCGATCTGTGCAGGTGCTTTTACGCCCAAAAGCATTTCCCGCGTATTGCGGATGAATCCATCCACATTACCACTGATCGAACCCTTTTTGAAGCTGAAGTCAATCCCGACATTGATCTGTTCGGTCGTCTCCCATTTTCCGCCCTGATTCGCAAAGGTGAGCACTGCTGCTCCATTGGCAAGTTCTTGTGTGCCTCCCAGTGGATAGCCTACGAAGGTGTTGACGGATTCGAATACATTGGTGACAAAGCTGTTGGAGGCGATCTTGTCATTTCCGATCTGACCCCAGCCTGCCCGTACTTTCAGGAAGTCCAAGGAGGAAGCACTTCTCAAGAAAGCTTCTTCACTGACAATCCATGCCGCAGCCACAGATGGGAAATACCCCCAGACGTTTTCAGGGAATTTGCTCGAACCATCCGTACGGAAGTTGGCAGTCAGGAGGTAGCGACCATCAAAGGAATAGTGAACACGGCTCAACAGGGAGAACATCCGAGTGCGAGACACATTGTCGCTGGCAAACGTCTGATCTTCTGTGGTTTTGGACAAATACCAGTTGGCTTCCACAGGATTCAGGATAGAGGCTCCTGCACCGCCCATGCCGTAGTTTTCGAACTGCTGGGTAGTCTGGCCAGCCATCAGAGACAAGTTGTGCTTCCCTGCCCGAATATCGTAGGTTGCAATATGCTCGGAGATCAGGGTCCGATAGTGTTGCATGCTGCTGGACAAGAAGTTCTGGTCTCGACGGTCGTAGTCGGAATATTGGTAGGCATCGCCGAAGAATCGGTCCCGATTATTCGCCAAATCGATGCTAATGGCGGAGCGCCATTTGAAATTCTTGAAGGGCGTGAATTCCATGTAAATGTCTCCTACCCAGCGCTCGGCAGTATTCTCCGGATGGCTATGCTCTACCATAGAGAATGGGTTGGTGACGTTCTTGAAATTGGAACCAGCGGAAATTTGACCTCCGAGATTCTGGCCCTGATTGTTGATGGAACCTTCAGGATAATGCGTCGGGTCCCAAGGAGCCATTGCCACAGCCGCGGAAAGGATGGAAGCTCCGGGGCTGGAACTGTTATGCATGGCGTTCCTTCCAGTGGAGTTGATGAAGGAGAGGTTTTGGCCGATCTTGATCTTGTCGGACACCTTCATGGAGGTATTCACACGCAAGGTGAGACGTTCGAAGTTGGATCCGAGAATGGTACCATCTTGCGAGAAATAACTGGCGCTGAAGAGATAGCTGTTGCGATCATCTCCGCCACTCATGGAGACGTAGTGATCCTGTATCGCCGCATTTTCCTGAAAGACCGCCGCCTGCCAATCCGTTTCTGTGGCTCCGTAATCCATCCCAAATGGGTTGGTCTCGGTTCTCAGAATCGGAAAATATGGGGAAGCACCTACATTGTCTCGCATCCAGGAATTGAATCCTTCTTGTTCGTAGCGAGCAATGGAAGAGGGCTTAGGATTGATTCGAAGGAGGGTCTCGGCAAATTCGTCCCGAGACATGAGATCGAGCTGATTCCAGCGATTCTGTACGCCATAGTATGAGCTTGCAGAAATCTTGGCTTTCCCGTTTCCACCCTTTTTGGTGGTCACAAGGATGACCCCGTTGGCACCCCGAGAACCGTAAATCGCCGTAGCCGAAGCATCTTTCAAGACCTCCAGAGACAGGATATCATTGGTACTGAGGAAGGAAATATCATCCAGAATGAGACCGTCCACCACGTAGATCGGGGAGCTATTGTTGACCGTTCCGATGCCGCGAATGCGTACGACCGCACCTTCACCCGGCTGACCACTGTTGGCATTAACCGTGACCCCAGCGACCCGTCCCTGCAAAGCTTGGTCTAGGCCGGAGGTTGGCAATTTCTTGAGATCTTCCGCCTTGACAGAAGATACAGCCCCTGTCACATCACTTTTCTTCATGGTTCCGTAGCCCACGACGACTACTTCATCCAATCCGACCAGATCTTGCTCCAACCGGATATCCAGCGTGGATTGACCTGATTCCACCGTGACTTCAGCATTGACAAACCCGTAGTACTTGACCATGAGTTGGTCGCCCGCAGACACCTGAATGGTGTAACGGCCATTTTCATCGGAGATCACTCCACTCGTCGCGGTTTGATTCACGATCGTCGCGCCAGGGAGAGGTTGCCCTTCGTCCTTGCTGGTGATTGTCCCAGACAATGTCCAAGGGGTTTGGGCCATCAGTGCTTCCGTACAGAGCACGAAGCACAGAAGTAGTAGACTACCTAATCTGTTCATAAATCAAGAGTAGTTCGTAACGTGCTGAGTTCAGCAAGCTCTAGAATAGCGGAGAGGGATGTTGCAGAAGAAATGTGAGTGAGGAGAGGGGGGCCTAGCTGAGGACGCTAGGCCCGTAGATATATCGGTGAAGCAATCATTGCTTGAAGACAGGGGATACTATCCGACGCTGGAACTGGATAGCCAAGACAGTATCCCTCTTTCGTCTTGAGGAGCTATTGCTTCAAAATTTTCACGGAGCCAGTTGCTCCAGCAGCCTGCACTTGCAAGAAGTAAAGACCGTTTGCGAAATTGCTCATATCCAAGGTGTAGGAAGTAGAAACTGGCGCATACTGAGCCAATACTTTCCCAGTCAAGTCATAGACTTGGATCATTTCGATAGGAGCAGTCATGTCAATCTGTACAAAGTCAGTAGCAGGGTTCGGGAATACTTTCAGGTCCTTCAAGACGGTCTCGGAGATGCTCGTCGCATCAGCGGTCTTCCAGAAGTAGAAGTTGTCGAAGTAGACAGTTCCATTTCCATCAGTTTTGAATTGGAAGACGTCCGTCAAATCAGGCACTGTGTAATGAGTCAATGGAATGTCCAAGCTCACCCATTCGCCGGTTACGATACCGAGTTCCTGATCGATGTCAAATGGATTTTCCGCACCAGGGCTAATCAAGAAGAAATTCAGATCCGTCGCATCACCTGTGAAGTAGTCGATGTGAAGGTATTCCATTTCGGATACATCGGTATTGGGATAGGACATGCCTTGGTAGTTCAATCCTCCATATCTCAGGGTATTGTTTCCTCCCAATTGCTCTTCGGTGGTAATGGTAGCCTGTCCCCAGTTAGGATTGATCTCAGTAACGATGCTGGTGTAAGTGTCGCTGTAGACAGAGATTACATTGGCAGAGTCATGAGGAGGGATTGGAGCGCCAACAGCAGGAATTCCATAGACGAAATTAACCGCATACGTATCGACAACGCTTGAATCAGCGGAAGTCACGATGATGGCGGTCATCCCCGGCAAAGATCCTGTAGGCTGGATAGCCACAAATGCATT is a window from the Pontibacter sp. G13 genome containing:
- a CDS encoding glycosyl hydrolase, translated to MRIPKSLFLIAVLIGSSCSNGHEDHYVPREPVVQQRSVKRGVAFGFQFEQDIDALAPGISWSYNWRPSQNSALGPAMDRYEIDFCPMAWNGINTQLLSEYISRNPDCEYLLAFNEPNLVDQANITPEVAAERWPDVKAAAEEHGLKIISPAMNYGTLEGYEDPIVWLDEFFELVPLSDVEGIAVHCYMTSPGSLKAFLDRFDKYGKPIWLTEFCAWDGPVTPESQERFMADVLNYLESDPRIFRYSWFIPRGNGSADNFPYMFLLENSANVSLTALGKIYTQMSTLDKETFYVEQQTIEAEHYSDISVSEAVGIEGWSRGPQVRVTTEAPNESLELYNFFTDQWVEYQVEMDRSKDFTLEIRYASFADSELEIWVDGNVQTTIPLPSTEQDFIWRTATTSLDLTEGKHTIRLVQQSGTCSINWLRIV
- a CDS encoding RagB/SusD family nutrient uptake outer membrane protein, with protein sequence MRLFSKGKIVMLALATVLSSCESWLLEPEPAVTGLNDYFTSAESGIYAVNGAYAPLSWEYNYTYFSEFFIGDVMSDDALKGGQNISDMADAYDMENFRTIPNNGLLLDFYRAQYQGIGRCNLALREIPNLTEEDGMTPVLQDRLMGELKFLRAYYYFRLVRVFGGVPLVDFVIESSADWQQPRASAEAVFDLILADLEDAEQLLWSKSDYAAEDLGRATKGAAQAMLLKANLYTHNYSEAERWGAALMNSGEYGLLDEYGDNFTLDHENGWESIFEIQYAEDPTGDFGGSNGEGGNGYTRGTFSIILTRSRSSLLGGGWGFNKPTQNLYDEYESQDPRRDATILNPTDTEIENPEQEIYLGSRYLNRKSGFYDENDQAIDLGHPSRGPLNVKLIRYADVLLMYAEACVETGNLSSAKEALEEVRMRARHGDNSILPEFPGYRGYADTQEDLKAAIRHERRVELAMEGHRWFDLCRWGIAKEVMDAYKTSESAEAQSHMSEFIAGKHELLPIPTQEIDLNPMEQNPGY
- a CDS encoding discoidin domain-containing protein codes for the protein MTKNFTLVAMLVAALFQFGQAQNIALNKTAFASTEELPAAFAVDGDMNTRWGSQFADPEWITIDLGQVYNIGQVVLHWEGAFGQAYEIQVSNDTVNWTTLFAETNGDGGLDAITVSGSGQYVRMYGTVRATQWGYSLWEMEVYEPTAAGSDATLMDLRVDGVTLPDFTSIKTDYNYALVGGETVIPTVEATPTDSNAFVAIQPTGSLPGMTAIIVTSADSSVVDTYAVNFVYGIPAVGAPIPPHDSANVISVYSDTYTSIVTEINPNWGQATITTEEQLGGNNTLRYGGLNYQGMSYPNTDVSEMEYLHIDYFTGDATDLNFFLISPGAENPFDIDQELGIVTGEWVSLDIPLTHYTVPDLTDVFQFKTDGNGTVYFDNFYFWKTADATSISETVLKDLKVFPNPATDFVQIDMTAPIEMIQVYDLTGKVLAQYAPVSTSYTLDMSNFANGLYFLQVQAAGATGSVKILKQ
- a CDS encoding TonB-dependent receptor, producing MNRLGSLLLLCFVLCTEALMAQTPWTLSGTITSKDEGQPLPGATIVNQTATSGVISDENGRYTIQVSAGDQLMVKYYGFVNAEVTVESGQSTLDIRLEQDLVGLDEVVVVGYGTMKKSDVTGAVSSVKAEDLKKLPTSGLDQALQGRVAGVTVNANSGQPGEGAVVRIRGIGTVNNSSPIYVVDGLILDDISFLSTNDILSLEVLKDASATAIYGSRGANGVILVTTKKGGNGKAKISASSYYGVQNRWNQLDLMSRDEFAETLLRINPKPSSIARYEQEGFNSWMRDNVGASPYFPILRTETNPFGMDYGATETDWQAAVFQENAAIQDHYVSMSGGDDRNSYLFSASYFSQDGTILGSNFERLTLRVNTSMKVSDKIKIGQNLSFINSTGRNAMHNSSSPGASILSAAVAMAPWDPTHYPEGSINNQGQNLGGQISAGSNFKNVTNPFSMVEHSHPENTAERWVGDIYMEFTPFKNFKWRSAISIDLANNRDRFFGDAYQYSDYDRRDQNFLSSSMQHYRTLISEHIATYDIRAGKHNLSLMAGQTTQQFENYGMGGAGASILNPVEANWYLSKTTEDQTFASDNVSRTRMFSLLSRVHYSFDGRYLLTANFRTDGSSKFPENVWGYFPSVAAAWIVSEEAFLRSASSLDFLKVRAGWGQIGNDKIASNSFVTNVFESVNTFVGYPLGGTQELANGAAVLTFANQGGKWETTEQINVGIDFSFKKGSISGNVDGFIRNTREMLLGVKAPAQIGNRFDALSNVGTVRNQGIEIALGYQKKLGDFDFAVNGNVSFISNELTALNGGSPVFGDRTLSDEGLALYTYWGYQFEGLYYSDEEALQHLYFYSEDEIGVGAGDAKYTDLSGPEGVPDGRIDDYDRTNIGNPFPWLSYGLNLSAEYKGFDLQVFFQGVYGNELYNAMRHRTEGAGNDATLSTTMRDVWVDYTDVMKASMEANGIDWTQLVNPDGTIPNPNGNPLNRATSDRFVESGAYFRLKNLQLGYTLPRDLTERLGISRLRPYVSGTNLFTITNYTGYDPEVGSGVDYGNYPQARTLILGVNLDF
- a CDS encoding family 16 glycosylhydrolase translates to MNKVLNILLISLPLLLLSCGNDGTNIQLELDQSAIDLPFGEKTTITVTQAPATGESIEWSSSDENVASVFFGTVTANGSGTATITAKLGEQTAECVVHVPGRTYELVWAEEFDGTTLDLDNWTYEVNGSGGGNNELQYYTDRTENLRLEDGKLVIEAHKEDYLGKQYTSARIITKDKKDIRYGRVEARLKVPKGRGTWPAFWMLGYGSWPQAGEIDIMEHVGYEPQLFHCALHSANKNGMNGQNQHGSQDMGYDVADEFHVITMEWVEKEFMGLDRIHIYVDGVKTKTFAETAQLANAGDWPFNDSFFFILNLAIGGSWGGVQGVDDSMFDVPVRYEVDYIRVYQLQ
- a CDS encoding Ig-like domain-containing protein — its product is MKRTFFSLFMAAMMVFSFTSCEEEEILATGIKLDQSELSLEVEASVALEATLEPAGAIGDIEWSSSDPSVAAVNDGVVTGLSLGSATIVATTGAFSATCEVEVTPKEIDPNNLPTSLRGSDYYLIHLDETSAGFIDGKIAHDFRPDDTNKFLYVWENTFSAGNPTGLNSYGLAEGWISLVVGNVGWSGAGFFVGTGYGAIDMTNLFNNPDDYVFHIAVKSAQENTSYALIFNDGTAEARVVIGDVAIENVEPYLNFDRDNEWHEIEIPVSYLQQLGVFYNDSFTDVNVMAMLAGGVAGTTVDMDAMFFYKKAE